In the Verrucomicrobiia bacterium genome, one interval contains:
- a CDS encoding protein-L-isoaspartate(D-aspartate) O-methyltransferase → MVEHQLAGFGRDITNRRVLEVMGQIPRHEFVPANVVKEAYEDYPLPIGHGQTISQPYIVAFMTQCLDPQPQHRVLEIGTGSGYQAAVLAPLVKEVYTIEIIEPLARQAEATLKRLGFTNVTVKAGDGYLGWPEHAPFDAIIVTCAPDRVPEPLVRQLKDGGRMIIPVGPLHAQELYLLTKEKDHVRQQAVLPVRFVPMTRK, encoded by the coding sequence ATGGTCGAACACCAGCTCGCCGGTTTCGGCCGCGACATCACCAACCGCCGCGTGCTCGAAGTCATGGGCCAAATTCCCCGCCATGAGTTCGTCCCGGCCAACGTTGTGAAGGAGGCCTACGAGGACTACCCCCTCCCCATCGGCCACGGCCAGACCATTTCCCAGCCCTACATCGTCGCCTTCATGACCCAGTGCCTCGATCCCCAGCCGCAGCATCGCGTCCTGGAAATCGGCACCGGCAGCGGCTACCAGGCCGCCGTCCTTGCCCCCCTCGTCAAGGAAGTCTATACCATCGAAATCATCGAACCCCTCGCCCGCCAGGCGGAGGCCACCCTCAAGCGCCTCGGCTTCACCAACGTCACCGTCAAAGCCGGCGACGGCTACCTCGGCTGGCCGGAGCATGCCCCCTTTGACGCCATCATCGTCACCTGCGCGCCAGACCGCGTGCCCGAACCCCTCGTCCGCCAGCTCAAGGACGGTGGACGCATGATCATCCCCGTCGGCCCCCTCCACGCCCAGGAGCTTTATCTGCTCACCAAAGAAAAAGACCACGTCCGCCAGCAGGCCGTCCTCCCCGTCCGCTTCGTCCCCATGACCCGCAAATAG